From the genome of Colwellia psychrerythraea 34H, one region includes:
- a CDS encoding SulP family inorganic anion transporter yields the protein MLSLSHFNRQTIKGDIFGALTSTIVALPFALAFGVTSGAGASAGIYCAILTGLFASLFGGTNQQISGPNTGLTVAMVAILTSFVAQSPDNGIAAAFTVVSLAGLFQMLFGIFKLGKYFILVSYPVISGFTSGIGVLIILSQLEPLFGHSLPELQLSLSTLTSTNTLLGLACLVILFLWPQRFSRIVPASIIAVTGATIFFVFSGAEMPVVGAISSELPSFNMPIWDNVLASEMIKSALLIATLSTLDSLMTSLTVDSITNELHDSDQELVGQGIGNIVAGLFGALPGGGATMRTVTNLRAGGTTPLSGILHAIFILAIVLWAGEYTAYIPVAVLAAILTHVGISIIDWNFLKRLHQVPLFSAGLMLSTLVMSVAFDLVTAVLVGVFLANLVTIRRLSEIQLDNIKLCTAKEAEHLSAPERELLASMDDSVLLLNISGPIGFGVARGLKQSVSESDQNKTLLIDLTDARFVGITSTIAIEEIIVSYRNQGRDILLSSVCERVKADFDKLKLLDKISAEHVFSTRLEALTYLSEQAKS from the coding sequence ATGCTCTCTTTATCACATTTTAATCGACAAACAATTAAAGGCGACATTTTTGGTGCATTAACATCAACCATTGTTGCTTTACCTTTTGCTTTGGCTTTCGGGGTTACTTCGGGCGCTGGTGCAAGTGCAGGGATTTATTGTGCAATTTTAACAGGGTTATTCGCCTCATTATTTGGCGGAACAAATCAACAAATTTCTGGCCCTAACACCGGCTTAACGGTTGCCATGGTTGCCATTTTAACTAGCTTTGTAGCGCAGTCTCCTGATAACGGCATAGCGGCGGCATTTACCGTGGTGAGTTTGGCGGGGCTATTTCAAATGCTCTTCGGTATTTTTAAGCTAGGAAAGTACTTTATTCTTGTTTCCTACCCGGTTATTTCAGGTTTTACCTCGGGTATTGGCGTATTAATTATCCTTTCCCAGCTAGAGCCATTATTTGGTCATTCATTACCAGAATTGCAGTTGTCATTAAGCACATTAACAAGTACCAATACTTTATTGGGGCTGGCTTGTTTGGTCATTTTGTTTTTATGGCCACAACGATTTAGCCGTATAGTACCTGCCAGTATTATTGCAGTTACAGGGGCAACGATATTTTTTGTTTTTTCGGGTGCTGAAATGCCTGTAGTTGGTGCTATTTCCAGCGAACTACCTTCGTTTAATATGCCTATTTGGGACAATGTCTTAGCCAGTGAAATGATTAAATCAGCGTTATTAATTGCGACCTTAAGTACCTTAGATTCATTAATGACTTCGTTAACAGTTGACAGTATTACCAATGAATTACATGACTCTGACCAAGAGCTGGTTGGTCAAGGCATCGGTAATATTGTTGCGGGCTTATTCGGTGCCTTACCAGGTGGTGGAGCAACCATGCGTACGGTAACCAATTTAAGGGCTGGTGGTACTACGCCGTTGTCAGGCATTCTTCATGCTATTTTTATTTTAGCCATTGTTTTGTGGGCAGGGGAGTACACTGCGTATATTCCTGTGGCTGTTTTAGCCGCTATTTTGACTCATGTGGGTATCAGCATTATTGATTGGAATTTTCTTAAGCGACTTCATCAAGTTCCGTTGTTTAGTGCTGGTTTGATGCTTTCGACTTTAGTTATGTCAGTCGCTTTTGACTTAGTTACAGCAGTATTAGTTGGCGTGTTTTTAGCAAACTTAGTAACTATTCGTCGCTTATCAGAAATACAGCTTGATAATATTAAGTTGTGCACGGCTAAAGAAGCGGAGCATTTATCAGCCCCGGAAAGAGAATTACTTGCTTCAATGGACGATAGCGTTTTATTGCTCAATATCTCTGGACCTATCGGTTTTGGCGTAGCTCGCGGATTGAAACAAAGCGTTTCAGAGTCGGATCAAAATAAAACCTTGTTGATCGATTTAACGGATGCTCGTTTTGTTGGCATTACCAGTACCATTGCCATTGAAGAAATTATTGTCAGCTATCGAAATCAAGGGCGGGACATTTTACTGTCAAGCGTTTGCGAGCGAGTGAAAGCTGATTTCGATAAATTGAAGTTACTCGATAAAATATCAGCAGAACATGTCTTTTCTACTCGGTTAGAGGCACTGACTTATTTATCAGAGCAAGCAAAAAGTTAA